One Nicotiana sylvestris chromosome 12, ASM39365v2, whole genome shotgun sequence genomic window carries:
- the LOC104243844 gene encoding uncharacterized protein, producing the protein MSLMAARTRITRALCNLTHKPKLQVVLGNGPVGIWADPIGSSVSSFSTSAAVQSPVEESPSRLFGLVKEYEDYRRALYGGLTHKALLVDAVGTLVIPSQPMAQIYRQIGEKYGVEYSEAEILKRYRWAYEQPWVRSRLRYVNDGRPFWQHIVSSSTGCSDSQYFEELYNYYTTEKAWHLCDPNAERVFNALRTAGVKLAVVSNFDTRLRPVLRALNCDHWFDAVAVSAEVEAEKPNPTIFLKACELLGVNPEDAVHVGDDRRNDIWGARDAGCDAWLWGSDVNSFKEVAQRIGVEV; encoded by the exons ATGTCTCTAATGGCGGCAAGGACGAGGATTACCCGAGCACTATGCAATTTAACACACAAACCAAAGTTGCAGGTGGTTCTTGGAAATGGGCCTGTTGGGATTTGGGCCGACCCAATTGGGAGTTCGGTGTCATCATTTTCGACGTCGGCTGCTGTTCAGTCACCGGTAGAAGAGTCGCCGTCGAGGCTATTTGGGCTAGTGAAAGAGTATGAAGATTATAGAAGGGCTTTATATGGTGGGCTTACACATAAAGCTCTTCTTGTTGATGCTGTGGGTACACTTGTTATTCCTTCTCAGCCCATGGCTCAG ATTTATAGGCAAATTGGTGAGAAGTATGGGGTGGAGTATTCTGAAGCTGAGATATTGAAAAGATACAGATGGGCTTATGAACAGCCTTGGGTTAGATCTAGGCTCAG ATATGTTAACGATGGACGACCATTTTGGCAACATATAGTTAGTTCTTCGACTGGCTGTTCTGATTCTCAGTACTTTGAGGAGCTGTATAACTACTATACTACTGAAAAG GCTTGGCATCTTTGTGATCCAAATGCTGAGAGGGTATTCAATGCTCTTAGAACGGCAGGAGTAAAGTTGGCTGTAGTGTCAAATTTTGACACCCGATTGAGACCAGTGTTAAGGGCTCTGAACTGTGATCACTGGTTTGATGCGGTAGCCGTGTCAGCTGAG GTAGAAGCAGAGAAGCCTAATCCAACAATATTTTTAAAAGCTTGTGAGTTGCTAGGAGTAAATCCAGAAGATGCTGTTCATGTAGGCGACGATCGTAGGAATGACATTTGGGGTGCCAGAGATGCAGGTTGTGATGCCTGGCTGTGGGGAAGTGATGTTAACTCCTTTAAAGAG GTTGCTCAAAGAATAGGTGTCGAGGTCTGA